The following proteins are co-located in the Haloplanus sp. HW8-1 genome:
- the thrS gene encoding threonine--tRNA ligase: protein MSEIVVTLPDGSELSVAEGSTVEDVAYEIGPGLGRDTVAGVVDGDLVDKATPLEDGADLVIVTEDSDEYLRVLRHSAAHVFAQALQRLYPGAKLAIGPPTDEGFYYDVTGVDLDSDDLADIEAEAEEIIAEDLDLEREEHPRAEVLERYADNPYKQDILETEAAGEDPVTVYRQGEFADLCQGPHVESTGEIGAFKLLNISSAYWRGDEENDTLTRVYGTAFADEDEMEAYLERRREAQERDHRKLGQELDLFSIDDTTGPGLPLYHPNGKRVLDELAGFARDLNLDSGYEPVETPHLFRTELWKKSGHYENYVDDMFLLDVNDEEYGLKPMNCPGHATIFDQKSWSYRELPVRYFEDGKVYRKEQRGELSGLSRVWAFTIDDGHEFVRPDQIEDEVTLVMDNIVRVFETFDLDAEVALATRPEKSVGSDEIWERAESQLRAVLESRAIEYDVEAGDGAFYGPKIDFAFEDALGRQWDGPTVQLDFNMPERFDLTYTGEDNEDHRPVMIHRALYGSYERFLMVLIEHFDGKFPLWLAPEQVRILPVSDDNLGYAHRIANDLDDFRVEVEDRSWTVGRKIQQAHSDRVPYMLVVGDDEEASGTVSVRDRKERERKDVAREAFAAHLRTERDEKRVDPDFLDASDA, encoded by the coding sequence ATGAGCGAAATCGTAGTGACGCTTCCCGACGGATCGGAACTCTCCGTCGCGGAGGGGTCGACGGTGGAGGACGTCGCCTACGAGATCGGGCCGGGACTCGGTCGCGACACCGTCGCCGGCGTCGTCGACGGCGACCTCGTCGACAAGGCCACGCCCCTCGAAGACGGCGCCGACCTCGTCATCGTCACCGAGGACAGCGACGAGTATCTGCGCGTGTTGCGCCACTCGGCGGCACACGTCTTCGCACAGGCGCTCCAGCGACTGTATCCGGGGGCCAAACTCGCCATCGGCCCGCCGACCGACGAGGGCTTCTACTACGACGTCACGGGCGTCGACCTCGACAGCGACGACCTGGCGGACATCGAGGCGGAAGCCGAAGAGATCATCGCCGAGGACCTCGACCTCGAGCGCGAGGAGCACCCCAGGGCGGAAGTACTGGAGCGATACGCCGACAACCCGTACAAGCAAGACATTTTGGAGACGGAGGCGGCGGGCGAAGACCCCGTGACCGTCTACCGGCAGGGGGAGTTCGCGGATCTCTGTCAGGGTCCCCACGTCGAGTCGACCGGCGAGATCGGCGCGTTCAAACTCCTGAACATCTCGTCGGCGTACTGGCGGGGCGACGAGGAGAACGATACCCTGACGCGCGTGTACGGGACGGCCTTCGCCGACGAGGACGAGATGGAGGCCTACCTCGAACGGCGACGCGAGGCCCAGGAGCGCGACCACCGGAAACTCGGCCAGGAACTCGACCTCTTCTCCATCGACGACACGACCGGCCCGGGACTGCCCCTCTACCATCCCAACGGCAAGCGCGTCCTCGACGAACTCGCGGGGTTCGCGCGCGATCTGAACCTCGATTCGGGGTACGAACCTGTCGAGACCCCCCACCTCTTCCGGACGGAACTCTGGAAGAAGTCGGGCCACTACGAGAACTACGTCGACGACATGTTCCTGCTCGACGTGAACGACGAGGAGTACGGCCTGAAGCCGATGAACTGCCCGGGACACGCCACCATCTTCGACCAGAAATCCTGGAGCTACCGGGAACTGCCGGTCCGCTACTTCGAGGACGGGAAGGTGTACCGCAAGGAGCAACGAGGGGAGCTGTCGGGACTCTCGCGGGTGTGGGCGTTCACCATCGACGACGGGCACGAGTTCGTCCGCCCCGATCAGATCGAAGACGAGGTGACGCTCGTGATGGACAACATCGTCCGCGTCTTCGAGACGTTCGACCTCGACGCGGAGGTGGCGCTCGCGACCCGTCCCGAGAAGTCGGTCGGGAGCGACGAGATCTGGGAGCGGGCGGAGTCACAGCTCCGCGCAGTCCTCGAATCCCGGGCGATCGAGTACGACGTCGAGGCGGGCGACGGTGCGTTCTACGGCCCGAAGATCGACTTCGCGTTCGAGGACGCCCTCGGACGACAGTGGGACGGCCCGACCGTCCAACTCGATTTCAACATGCCCGAACGGTTCGATCTCACCTACACCGGCGAGGACAACGAGGACCACCGGCCGGTGATGATCCACCGCGCGCTCTACGGCAGTTACGAGCGGTTCCTGATGGTGCTCATCGAGCACTTCGACGGGAAGTTCCCGCTCTGGCTGGCCCCCGAACAGGTACGCATCCTCCCGGTCAGCGACGACAACCTCGGCTACGCCCACCGGATCGCGAACGACCTCGACGACTTCCGGGTCGAGGTCGAGGACCGGTCGTGGACCGTAGGTCGCAAGATCCAGCAGGCCCACAGCGACCGCGTCCCCTACATGCTCGTCGTCGGCGACGACGAAGAGGCGAGCGGCACCGTCTCGGTGCGGGACCGGAAAGAGCGAGAGCGCAAGGACGTGGCCCGGGAGGCGTTCGCGGCCCACCTCCGGACGGAGCGCGACGAGAAGCGGGTCGATCCCGACTTTCTGGACGCGAGCGACGCCTGA
- a CDS encoding DNA-3-methyladenine glycosylase family protein — translation MERGTIPLDDLDGPFDLQATVESGQSYLWDRPDDGMYERTDVHGGDAWYETVVPPLDAVGNERAVVRVRQTAGRLEWEATTDPVPILTHLLRLDDDLDAILDATPDDPLLSRAYDRYRGMRLVRDPLVPCLISFICSAQMRVSRIHGMQRALAREYGDTLSVDGRTYHAFPTPEQLAARTEDELRDLKLGYRAPYVRRTAAMVADGEASPADARGRDYEDAREYLTRFVGVGDKVADCVLLFSLGYLEAVPLDTWIRSVIADHYPDCERGSYVETSRAIRERFGGEFAGYAQTYVFHLLRAGGE, via the coding sequence ATGGAACGCGGCACCATCCCGCTCGACGACCTCGACGGCCCGTTCGACCTGCAGGCGACCGTCGAGAGCGGCCAGAGCTACCTCTGGGACCGCCCCGACGACGGGATGTACGAACGGACCGACGTCCACGGGGGCGACGCGTGGTACGAGACGGTCGTCCCACCGCTTGACGCCGTCGGCAACGAACGTGCCGTCGTCCGGGTACGACAGACGGCAGGTCGTCTAGAGTGGGAGGCGACGACCGATCCCGTGCCGATCCTGACCCATCTCCTCCGTCTGGACGACGACTTGGACGCCATCCTCGACGCGACGCCCGACGACCCCCTGCTTTCGCGTGCCTACGACAGGTACCGGGGGATGCGGCTGGTCCGCGATCCGCTCGTTCCCTGTCTGATCTCTTTCATCTGCTCGGCGCAGATGCGCGTCTCACGCATCCACGGGATGCAACGGGCGCTCGCCCGCGAGTACGGCGACACTCTGTCGGTCGACGGCCGGACGTACCACGCCTTCCCGACGCCCGAGCAACTCGCCGCCCGCACCGAGGACGAACTCCGCGACCTGAAACTCGGTTACCGCGCTCCCTACGTACGGCGGACGGCGGCGATGGTGGCCGACGGCGAGGCCAGCCCCGCGGACGCCCGCGGCCGCGACTACGAGGACGCCCGCGAGTATCTCACCCGGTTCGTCGGCGTCGGCGACAAGGTGGCCGACTGCGTGTTGCTGTTCTCGCTGGGGTATCTGGAGGCGGTCCCCCTCGATACCTGGATACGGTCGGTCATCGCCGACCACTATCCGGACTGTGAACGGGGGTCCTACGTCGAGACGTCCCGTGCGATCCGCGAGCGGTTCGGCGGCGAGTTCGCCGGCTACGCCCAGACGTACGTGTTCCATCTCTTGCGGGCGGGCGGGGAGTGA
- a CDS encoding low molecular weight phosphatase family protein: MTIDTDTTDPTRIAFVCVQNAGRSQMAAAFAERERERRGLDDIEVLTGGTHPAETVHDVAVDAMSEVGIDISGRTPRAITLDELRTCDYVATMGCSTLDVAAIRDDVDVRDWALDDPHGADIDRVREIRDEVRGRVRALFDELG; encoded by the coding sequence ATGACCATCGACACCGACACCACCGATCCGACCCGCATCGCCTTCGTCTGTGTGCAGAACGCCGGCCGATCACAGATGGCCGCGGCCTTCGCCGAACGCGAACGCGAGCGCCGCGGCCTCGACGACATAGAGGTCCTGACCGGCGGCACCCACCCCGCGGAGACGGTTCACGACGTCGCCGTCGACGCCATGAGCGAGGTCGGGATCGACATCTCGGGGCGGACCCCCCGTGCGATCACCCTCGACGAACTCCGAACCTGTGACTACGTCGCCACGATGGGCTGTTCGACGCTCGACGTGGCCGCGATCCGTGACGACGTCGACGTCCGCGACTGGGCGCTCGACGACCCACACGGCGCCGACATCGACCGCGTGCGCGAGATCCGTGACGAGGTGAGAGGGCGGGTCCGGGCGCTGTTCGACGAACTCGGATAG
- a CDS encoding IS5 family transposase yields the protein MTQISRFTSEIVPISQRVTGDGDESAAPEGGGGFADYALVSLHCLRIYLDTSYRMTIDLLKEMPQITGEIGLSAADLPSPSTLCKAFDRISMSVCRVLLRQSAQLHDPSKHGAIDATFYERSAASRHYCQRISYRVQKLKVTKLVDTDSQAILDVHCSTNREGSDADLAEQIARIPAGDLRSLAADKGYDKQSLRESLRDLGIRPLIKHRIFAPYDHAHNARIDEQRYNQRSMTETVNSAVKRSLGFAVRARSWFREFREIALMCVVYNIKQAVKQ from the coding sequence ATGACCCAAATCTCCCGCTTCACTAGCGAAATCGTCCCGATTTCTCAAAGAGTTACTGGCGATGGAGACGAATCCGCCGCCCCGGAAGGTGGCGGCGGATTCGCCGACTATGCCCTCGTTTCCCTCCACTGTCTGCGGATTTACCTCGACACGTCCTATCGAATGACGATCGACCTGCTCAAAGAGATGCCACAAATAACTGGGGAGATCGGCCTCAGCGCGGCCGATCTCCCCTCTCCATCCACGTTGTGTAAAGCGTTCGACCGGATCAGTATGAGCGTCTGCCGAGTGCTGCTGCGCCAGTCGGCGCAACTGCACGACCCCTCGAAACACGGCGCGATCGACGCGACATTCTACGAACGCTCAGCAGCGAGCCGCCACTACTGCCAGCGAATAAGCTACCGCGTGCAGAAGCTGAAGGTCACGAAACTCGTCGATACAGACTCACAAGCCATCCTTGACGTTCACTGCTCGACGAACCGTGAAGGGAGCGACGCAGACCTCGCCGAGCAGATCGCCCGCATTCCGGCGGGCGATCTGCGGTCTCTTGCCGCCGATAAAGGCTATGACAAGCAGTCGCTCCGCGAATCCCTTCGTGACCTCGGGATTCGCCCGCTCATCAAACATCGCATCTTCGCACCGTACGACCACGCGCACAACGCCAGAATCGACGAACAGCGCTACAATCAGCGCTCGATGACCGAGACCGTGAACTCGGCTGTGAAGCGCTCGCTCGGCTTCGCCGTGCGAGCGCGTTCGTGGTTCCGTGAGTTCCGAGAAATCGCGCTGATGTGTGTCGTCTATAACATCAAGCAGGCTGTGAAACAGTGA
- a CDS encoding rhomboid family intramembrane serine protease — translation MMGFNHPHCEQVAEAIQSRLFFQNRLGTGFLTTVIMLWYLFQIGVVFLGWDKELIQWMFTTESFPALSPGLFFAIVSHALPPRITHLFGNVAFLWLFAGESEQHMRQAEVIAFFVITAQVAVLIGTAVSGESTLGASGGILAFIGFYSVHMFLEHRDEFEFGALTSGSPITTPVRTYWGIVLVLTPIVLIPYMLGQLAGLLPVGRADIVGHLIGFLFGIGYAAARSRIR, via the coding sequence ATGATGGGATTCAATCACCCCCACTGTGAACAAGTCGCCGAGGCAATTCAGAGCCGATTGTTTTTCCAAAATCGGCTGGGGACAGGATTCCTCACTACAGTCATCATGCTGTGGTACCTCTTCCAAATTGGAGTGGTGTTTCTCGGGTGGGACAAAGAGCTCATCCAGTGGATGTTCACAACTGAGTCGTTTCCCGCATTATCGCCTGGACTGTTCTTTGCGATTGTCTCACATGCGCTCCCACCGCGAATAACCCACTTGTTTGGGAATGTAGCCTTCCTGTGGCTATTTGCCGGAGAAAGCGAGCAGCATATGCGGCAGGCCGAAGTTATCGCATTTTTTGTGATTACCGCGCAGGTAGCGGTACTAATCGGAACTGCAGTCTCCGGTGAGAGTACACTGGGCGCTAGTGGGGGCATATTGGCATTTATCGGTTTTTACAGTGTCCACATGTTCCTCGAGCACCGAGACGAGTTCGAGTTCGGCGCACTCACGTCTGGCAGTCCAATCACCACTCCAGTACGAACGTATTGGGGGATCGTCTTGGTACTTACTCCCATTGTGCTGATTCCATACATGCTCGGGCAGCTGGCCGGACTTCTTCCGGTTGGCCGGGCCGATATCGTCGGTCATCTTATTGGATTCCTATTCGGGATAGGATACGCCGCGGCCCGGAGTAGAATCCGATAG
- a CDS encoding CRISPR-associated protein Cas4, protein MREGQPWRHTPASLTPPDRHAPHRLLQCHRKTAYATQNAPKEDQQPTGIFWAGTRIEEDIVMPFVEDIAAETADPPAYVQNSMWVDYQLDTHAGELQVRGATDPVICTRQGDPLLPTEVKAKQSLTSLDNEDPTPADHHRAQLHAYLYGLDQTVSYPVRTGLVIYIDREQHDFRAMTVEFDHEFWKETVREWMATQSTYRLEGTLPPAEPEHGWECDYCSYRQRCGKGDEPYTDQPPDGFLPLVSYPREQVERALNADSGTEKLTPTLAQQYPKLASKYEVSDWQCPACDSTFSWETVQWDGNPTDPPVCPSCADNDWLATLRGLAPAATDEVID, encoded by the coding sequence ATGCGCGAGGGGCAGCCGTGGCGGCATACCCCCGCGTCTCTCACACCACCAGATCGGCACGCGCCACACCGACTGTTGCAGTGCCACCGGAAAACTGCCTACGCAACCCAGAATGCACCGAAGGAAGACCAACAGCCCACCGGCATCTTCTGGGCTGGGACACGTATCGAGGAGGATATCGTTATGCCCTTTGTCGAGGATATCGCTGCCGAGACAGCTGACCCACCGGCGTACGTCCAGAACTCGATGTGGGTCGATTACCAGCTTGATACGCACGCCGGCGAGTTGCAGGTCCGAGGCGCGACCGATCCCGTCATCTGCACGCGACAGGGCGATCCACTGCTGCCGACAGAGGTGAAAGCGAAACAGTCACTCACCAGTCTTGACAACGAAGACCCGACACCAGCCGATCATCACCGTGCTCAGTTGCACGCCTATCTCTACGGCCTCGATCAGACTGTTTCCTATCCCGTCCGGACCGGGCTGGTGATCTACATCGATCGCGAGCAGCACGACTTCCGAGCGATGACCGTCGAATTCGACCACGAATTCTGGAAGGAGACCGTCCGCGAGTGGATGGCGACCCAGTCCACGTATCGACTTGAGGGGACACTGCCTCCTGCCGAGCCCGAACACGGGTGGGAGTGTGACTACTGCTCGTATCGCCAGCGGTGTGGCAAAGGTGATGAGCCCTACACCGACCAGCCTCCAGACGGATTCCTCCCGCTGGTTTCGTACCCCAGAGAGCAGGTCGAACGCGCACTGAATGCAGACAGTGGCACGGAGAAACTCACACCGACCCTCGCTCAACAGTACCCGAAATTAGCGTCTAAATATGAAGTCTCTGACTGGCAGTGTCCAGCCTGCGATAGCACGTTCAGTTGGGAAACCGTCCAGTGGGACGGCAATCCAACCGATCCGCCAGTCTGTCCGTCCTGCGCCGACAACGACTGGCTTGCAACGCTCCGGGGGCTAGCGCCAGCAGCCACCGATGAGGTGATCGATTGA
- a CDS encoding helix-turn-helix domain-containing protein, whose translation MRQPAPWMQLPLDERILEALDSSGLILSPAVISINIDKSRSEVNRRLSTLVEYGLVTRVQRGYYEITETGQQYLAGELDASTLSESE comes from the coding sequence GTGCGACAGCCAGCGCCGTGGATGCAGCTGCCGCTCGACGAGCGGATCCTAGAGGCGTTAGATTCGTCTGGACTGATTTTGTCTCCAGCCGTGATTTCGATCAACATCGACAAATCACGGAGCGAGGTGAATCGGCGGCTGTCCACACTGGTTGAGTATGGGCTCGTCACTCGAGTCCAGCGAGGCTATTATGAGATCACGGAGACAGGCCAGCAGTACTTAGCTGGCGAGTTGGATGCTTCCACACTCTCCGAGTCTGAGTGA
- a CDS encoding recombinase family protein translates to MSVNVACYVRVSTAEQNLDRQLQSTTDYATDDLGANLANVDTYRDKSTGTNTERGGYREMMDAVDGGDVDAVVVHEISRLARSLQDLERTVSRVTDTGTEIHFVRDGLSFGDGKEQPMHRLQMQMLGAFAEWQARVKQMNTREGIAARQQEDGYHHGPAPLGFEKDEGRLIEAEDYHDVVAALDMVQKDELSKRKAAQRLDCSRSTIGRALERTELYGI, encoded by the coding sequence GTGTCCGTGAACGTCGCTTGCTACGTCCGGGTTTCGACCGCAGAGCAAAACCTGGACCGCCAGCTGCAATCCACGACCGACTACGCCACGGACGACCTCGGCGCCAATCTCGCGAATGTCGACACCTACCGAGACAAGTCCACGGGGACGAACACCGAGCGAGGCGGGTATCGTGAGATGATGGACGCCGTCGACGGCGGCGACGTGGACGCGGTGGTCGTCCACGAGATAAGCCGCCTCGCCCGATCGCTGCAAGACTTAGAACGGACGGTCTCGCGGGTCACAGACACCGGCACAGAGATTCATTTTGTCCGGGACGGCCTCTCGTTCGGCGACGGGAAGGAACAGCCGATGCACCGGCTACAGATGCAAATGCTCGGCGCGTTCGCGGAGTGGCAAGCGCGGGTCAAACAGATGAACACCCGCGAGGGGATCGCGGCCCGGCAGCAAGAGGACGGGTACCACCACGGCCCCGCGCCGCTCGGGTTTGAGAAAGACGAGGGCCGTCTCATCGAGGCGGAGGACTATCACGACGTTGTGGCGGCGCTGGACATGGTCCAGAAAGACGAACTCTCGAAGCGGAAGGCCGCGCAACGACTCGACTGTTCGCGTTCGACCATCGGCCGGGCGCTGGAGCGAACCGAGTTGTATGGAATCTAA
- a CDS encoding pentapeptide repeat-containing protein: MLAGADLSKARLTDADLSEADLRSADLSNADFRDADLRNTFISGIILTDAALSRNTQIGAPGTRIRHELADKDSVSEDQQYDIIARANHELRTAYSANGLISQARSARVRERRARRREALAGGGPRGTAAWFGSLLSKVFTGYGVQLTWISGVMVALYLASVAAYFWEGMPIDQSLYYSVVTFTTAPPTDPSGVGFGTIGTLAAGIETFAGTAAIVFLGYVLGTRERV, encoded by the coding sequence GTGCTCGCCGGTGCTGACCTCTCCAAGGCGCGCCTCACCGACGCCGACCTCTCCGAGGCGGACCTCCGAAGCGCCGACCTCTCCAACGCGGACTTCCGAGACGCCGATCTCCGCAACACCTTCATTTCTGGCATCATCCTCACCGACGCGGCACTCTCCCGGAACACACAAATCGGCGCCCCTGGCACACGAATCAGGCATGAGCTTGCTGACAAGGACTCGGTATCTGAGGACCAGCAATACGATATTATTGCCCGGGCGAATCACGAGTTGCGAACCGCCTACAGCGCGAACGGGCTGATTAGCCAGGCTCGAAGTGCCCGTGTTCGGGAACGCCGAGCACGACGTCGAGAGGCACTCGCTGGCGGCGGACCGCGGGGGACCGCTGCGTGGTTTGGATCATTATTATCGAAAGTATTCACCGGGTATGGAGTCCAACTCACTTGGATTAGTGGAGTCATGGTAGCCCTATACTTGGCCTCTGTCGCGGCTTACTTCTGGGAAGGGATGCCGATCGATCAGAGTCTATATTATAGCGTCGTGACGTTCACGACCGCGCCTCCAACAGACCCCTCAGGGGTCGGATTTGGAACAATTGGGACGCTCGCTGCTGGCATTGAGACGTTCGCCGGGACGGCGGCAATTGTGTTTCTCGGTTACGTCCTCGGAACCCGCGAACGCGTCTAA
- a CDS encoding type II toxin-antitoxin system HicB family antitoxin, with product MTTDSPITDDLPTGTVITLTREGEWWLAKEQGTGVISQGKRRREALENLDEALQGYHGAGEPPSEDELRELGIDPERNTSGSLDDSTIFD from the coding sequence ATGACTACGGACTCACCCATTACCGATGACCTGCCGACTGGGACGGTAATCACGCTCACACGCGAGGGGGAGTGGTGGCTCGCAAAAGAGCAAGGAACCGGCGTCATCAGCCAAGGGAAACGCCGCCGAGAGGCCCTCGAAAACCTTGATGAAGCACTCCAAGGCTACCATGGAGCAGGCGAGCCCCCGAGCGAAGACGAGCTCCGCGAGTTAGGAATCGACCCTGAACGGAATACGTCAGGGTCACTCGATGACTCGACGATCTTCGACTGA
- a CDS encoding DUF7563 family protein yields the protein MPECQNCGAHVTEQYVRVFTPDNVDAPRACPRCEDMTRSGSKPRESRT from the coding sequence ATGCCGGAGTGTCAGAACTGCGGTGCGCACGTCACCGAACAGTACGTCCGTGTATTCACGCCCGACAACGTCGATGCTCCGCGTGCCTGTCCCCGCTGTGAGGACATGACTCGCAGCGGGAGCAAACCCAGGGAATCGCGAACGTAA